One Candidatus Aenigmatarchaeota archaeon DNA segment encodes these proteins:
- a CDS encoding site-specific DNA-methyltransferase: MSDILRYQKLIEKLTEKFEIKDMNNWENVDADLIIADPPFGIDFSGKNGNYHRNANNVVDGYVEWNVCEYGEKIYQLLQCIKRNLKENGQALIFSGWNNSNIIHEKIIQFKGLTLRGKLYWTYNFAPSCMKRPAHNVYEIYWITKGENWHYHNRCSTSHCQKGEPNLTTLNFKRDYKVNMPKYPTRLPFKLIQCLLEHFSNKKDLIFDPLCGSGMVGVVSYMLNREFIIGDLNENGKIVFRYLLDYYLRKNGLLQDQKLMTWWKK, encoded by the coding sequence ATGAGTGATATTTTGAGATATCAAAAATTAATTGAAAAACTTACAGAAAAATTTGAAATAAAAGATATGAATAATTGGGAAAATGTTGATGCAGACTTGATAATAGCAGATCCACCATTTGGGATAGATTTTAGTGGAAAAAATGGAAATTATCATAGAAATGCCAATAATGTTGTCGATGGTTACGTTGAATGGAATGTCTGTGAATATGGAGAAAAAATATATCAACTATTACAGTGTATAAAAAGAAATTTAAAAGAAAATGGTCAAGCTCTTATTTTTTCTGGTTGGAATAATAGTAATATAATACATGAAAAAATTATACAATTCAAAGGATTAACACTTAGGGGAAAGTTATATTGGACATATAATTTTGCCCCATCATGTATGAAAAGACCAGCACATAATGTATATGAAATTTATTGGATCACAAAAGGTGAAAATTGGCATTATCACAATAGATGTTCAACTTCTCATTGTCAAAAGGGAGAACCTAATTTAACCACGCTAAATTTTAAGAGAGATTACAAGGTCAATATGCCCAAGTATCCAACCAGACTACCATTCAAACTCATTCAATGTTTATTAGAGCACTTTTCTAACAAAAAAGATCTTATTTTTGATCCACTTTGTGGGAGTGGTATGGTTGGAGTTGTTTCATACATGTTAAATAGGGAATTTATAATTGGAGACTTAAATGAAAATGGAAAAATTGTTTTTAGATATCTATTAGATTACTATTTGAGAAAAAATGGTCTACTACAGGACCAAAAACTAATGACGTGGTGGAAAAAATGA
- the infB gene encoding translation initiation factor IF-2, with amino-acid sequence MSPENVDHGKTSILDSIRGTVVQKGEAGGITQHIGASFIPIDVIKSFCGELLSKLKIDVKIPGLLFIDTPGHEAFTTLRKRGGSIADLAILVVDINKGFQPQTDESLEYLKSFKTPFVVAANKIDLIPGWSPKPKACFIESVNNQGYDVNNELEEKIYGLVSQLSERGFESERFDRVVDFKKQVAIVPCSGKTGEGIPELLMILSGLSQHFLKNRLQLTNEARGSVLEVKEVKGLGVTIDVVIYDGVVHVGDYIIIGGKEPVVTKVKSILRPPVLKELRVEKKFEPVKEVLAAAGVKIAAPGLENVIAGSPVIFVCHESQIEEAKKKIQQEVEEVEFTSDIEGIVVKADTLGSLEALVKILRDNNIPIRKAGIGHITKQDVVEADIVKEEERRVIIGFNVCILNDAEEVARDLCIKTFFGNIIYQIVEDYQKWFMESKERKKISKLSRLPRPCRLRVIPGLVFRTRAPAVFGVEILNGVLKPGTPLKVEKSGKDVGKVDQIQKEGKNINEAKTGEKVAISMEEPTIGRQIEEGDILVSVITHGNIQGLKEVFDKLQEDEKLLLKEWGLI; translated from the coding sequence ATTTCACCCGAAAATGTCGACCACGGTAAGACAAGTATATTAGATTCAATTAGAGGTACTGTTGTTCAAAAAGGAGAAGCCGGTGGGATTACTCAACATATAGGTGCATCCTTCATACCAATAGATGTGATAAAAAGTTTCTGTGGGGAACTTTTATCAAAGTTGAAAATAGATGTTAAAATTCCTGGTCTACTTTTTATAGATACTCCTGGGCATGAAGCCTTCACGACGCTTAGGAAAAGAGGTGGATCGATTGCAGATTTAGCAATACTTGTTGTTGATATAAATAAGGGTTTTCAACCACAGACGGATGAAAGTTTGGAATATTTGAAAAGTTTCAAAACACCATTTGTAGTGGCTGCAAACAAGATAGATTTGATTCCTGGGTGGTCTCCAAAACCAAAGGCATGTTTTATTGAGAGTGTTAATAACCAAGGATATGATGTCAATAATGAATTGGAAGAAAAAATATATGGTTTGGTTTCTCAACTCTCTGAAAGGGGTTTTGAGTCAGAAAGGTTTGACAGAGTTGTTGACTTCAAGAAACAGGTTGCAATAGTTCCTTGTTCAGGTAAAACAGGCGAAGGAATACCAGAACTTTTAATGATACTCTCAGGATTATCTCAACATTTCTTAAAAAACAGACTTCAGCTGACAAATGAAGCTAGAGGTTCTGTTCTAGAGGTAAAAGAGGTAAAAGGGTTAGGTGTAACAATAGATGTTGTAATCTATGACGGTGTGGTGCATGTGGGTGATTATATAATAATAGGTGGGAAGGAACCAGTAGTTACAAAAGTGAAATCTATACTAAGACCCCCTGTTTTAAAGGAACTTAGAGTTGAAAAAAAGTTTGAACCAGTAAAGGAAGTTTTAGCTGCCGCTGGAGTAAAAATAGCGGCTCCGGGTCTTGAAAATGTCATAGCGGGTAGTCCAGTGATATTTGTATGTCATGAATCACAAATAGAGGAAGCAAAGAAAAAAATACAACAAGAAGTTGAGGAAGTTGAATTTACATCAGATATTGAAGGTATAGTGGTAAAAGCAGACACATTAGGTAGTTTGGAGGCTTTGGTAAAGATTCTTAGGGACAACAATATACCAATAAGAAAGGCTGGTATTGGTCATATCACAAAACAGGATGTAGTGGAAGCCGACATAGTTAAAGAAGAAGAAAGGAGAGTTATAATTGGTTTTAATGTTTGTATATTAAATGACGCGGAAGAGGTGGCTAGGGACCTATGTATCAAAACATTTTTTGGAAATATAATATATCAAATAGTAGAAGATTATCAAAAATGGTTTATGGAAAGCAAGGAGAGAAAAAAGATTTCAAAACTTAGCAGACTACCAAGACCATGCAGGTTGAGGGTGATACCTGGTTTAGTTTTCAGGACAAGAGCACCGGCAGTTTTTGGTGTTGAGATCTTGAATGGTGTCCTGAAACCAGGAACTCCATTGAAAGTGGAAAAAAGCGGGAAAGATGTTGGGAAGGTTGATCAGATACAAAAGGAAGGAAAAAATATAAATGAGGCCAAAACCGGTGAAAAAGTTGCAATATCAATGGAAGAGCCAACAATAGGTAGACAGATAGAAGAAGGAGATATACTTGTCTCAGTTATCACTCATGGAAATATTCAAGGTTTAAAAGAGGTCTTTGACAAACTTCAAGAAGATGAAAAGTTACTTTTAAAGGAATGGGGATTGATTTAG